The following coding sequences lie in one Aythya fuligula isolate bAytFul2 chromosome 17, bAytFul2.pri, whole genome shotgun sequence genomic window:
- the C17H12orf65 gene encoding probable peptide chain release factor C12orf65 homolog, mitochondrial, translating to MNVPSLLHFTFLLREARTASWRPWILRKQQLSLLRTPLFQAAGKKNSLNLLGLTEAELEEQFVRGDGPGGQATNKTSNCVVLKHVPSGIVVKCHQTRSVEQNRKIARKILQEKVDLFYKGEDSDVFKEKKAAEKKKQEKKRRAKENLERKKQFKEMLQLDSK from the exons ATGAATGTCCCAAGTTTATTGCATTTTACATTCTTACTGAGAGAAGCACGTACAGCATCTTGGAGGCCATGGATTTTGAGGAAGCAGCAACTTTCCCTGCTCAGAACGCCCTTGTTTCAGGCAGCAGGAAAGAAGAACTCTCTCAATCTCCTTGGACTAACTGAGGCAGAATTAGAAGAACAGTTTGTAAGAGGTGATGGCCCGGGAGGTCAAGCCACTAACAAGACAAGCAATTGTGTTGTCTTGAAGCATGTCCCATCTGGGATTGTAGTGAAG TGTCATCAAACAAGATCAGTGGAGCAGAACCGAAAGATAGCCAGAAAAATCCTCCAGGAAAAAGTTGACCTCTTCTACAAAGGCGAAGATAGCgatgtttttaaagagaagaaagcagcagagaagaagaagcaagagaaaaaaagaagagcaaaggaaaacctagagaggaaaaagcagtttaaaGAGATGCTACAATTGGATAGCAAATAA
- the CDK2AP1 gene encoding cyclin-dependent kinase 2-associated protein 1 isoform X1 has translation MSLGMSYKPNLNAHIPGTPLTPAGSVHSPSTSMATSAQYRQLINDYGPPSLGYTQGMQGTSSSQVPQSKYAELLAIIEELGKEIRPTYAGSKSAMERLKRGIIHARGLVRECLAETERNARS, from the exons ATGTCTCTGGGAATGTCCTACAAGCCCAACTTGAACGCCCACATCCCCGGGACTCCCCTCACCCCGG CTGGGAGCGTTCACTCTCCCTCCACAAGTATGGCAACGTCTGCGCAATACAGACAGCTTATAAACGACTACGGACCCCCGTCCCTAGGGTATACGCAAGGGATGCAG GGTACCAGCAGCAGTCAAGTACCGCAAAGCAAATACGCAGAACTTCTAGCTATCATAGAAGAGTTAGGAAAAGAGATCAGACCCACGTACGCTGGGAGTAAAAGCGCGATGGAGAGGCTAAAACGAG GCATTATTCATGCTAGAGGATTAGTTCGGGAATGCTTGGCTGAGACTGAGCGAAATGCAAGATCCTAG
- the CDK2AP1 gene encoding cyclin-dependent kinase 2-associated protein 1 isoform X2, with product MATSAQYRQLINDYGPPSLGYTQGMQGTSSSQVPQSKYAELLAIIEELGKEIRPTYAGSKSAMERLKRGIIHARGLVRECLAETERNARS from the exons ATGGCAACGTCTGCGCAATACAGACAGCTTATAAACGACTACGGACCCCCGTCCCTAGGGTATACGCAAGGGATGCAG GGTACCAGCAGCAGTCAAGTACCGCAAAGCAAATACGCAGAACTTCTAGCTATCATAGAAGAGTTAGGAAAAGAGATCAGACCCACGTACGCTGGGAGTAAAAGCGCGATGGAGAGGCTAAAACGAG GCATTATTCATGCTAGAGGATTAGTTCGGGAATGCTTGGCTGAGACTGAGCGAAATGCAAGATCCTAG